A single window of Hordeum vulgare subsp. vulgare unplaced genomic scaffold, MorexV3_pseudomolecules_assembly, whole genome shotgun sequence DNA harbors:
- the LOC123423165 gene encoding 30S ribosomal protein S18, chloroplastic — MYTSKQPFLKSKQPFSKSKQTFNKSKQPFRKSKQTFRKFKQPFRKSKQPFRRRPRIGPGDRIDYRNMSLINRFISEQGKILSRRINRLTLKQQRLITLAIKQARILSFLPFRNYENEKQFQAQSISIITGSRPRKNRHIPQLTQKYNSNRNLRNYNQNLRNNNRNLSSDC; from the coding sequence ATGTATACATCTAAACAACCTTTTCTTAAATCTAAGCAACCCTTTAGTAAATCCAAGCAAACTTTTAATAAATCCAAGCAACCCTTTCGTAAATCCAAGCAAACTTTTCGTAAATTCAAACAACCTTTTCGTAAATCTAAACAACCTTTTCGTAGGCGTCCCCGGATTGGCCCGGGAGATCGAATTGATTATAGAAACATGAGTTTAATTAATAGATTTATTAGTGAACAAGGAAAAATATTATCGAGACGAATAAATAGATTAACCTTGAAACAACAACGATTAATTACTCTTGCTATAAAACAGGCTCGTATTTTATCTTTTTTACCGTTTCGTAACTATGAGAACGAAAAACAATTTCAAGCCCAGTCAATTTCAATAATTACAGGTTCTAGACCCAGAAAAAATAGACATATTCCTCAATTAACGCAAAAGTACAATTCCAATCGAAACTTAAGAAACTACAACCAaaatttaagaaacaacaaccggAACTTAAGTTCCGATTGTTGA
- the LOC123423162 gene encoding ribulose bisphosphate carboxylase large chain encodes MSPQTETKAGVGFQAGVKDYKLTYYTPEYETKDTDILAAFRVSPQPGVPPEEAGAAVAAESSTGTWTTVWTDGLTSLDRYKGRCYHIEPVAGEDSQWICYVAYPLDLFEEGSVTNMFTSIVGNVFGFKALRALRLEDLRIPPTYSKTFQGPPHGIQVERDKLNKYGRPLLGCTIKPKLGLSAKNYGRACYECLRGGLDFTKDDENVNSQPFMRWRDRFVFCAEAIYKSQAETGEIKGHYLNATAGTCEEMIKRAVFARELGVPIVMHDYLTGGFTANTTLAHYCRDNGLLLHIHRAMHAVIDRQKNHGMHFRVLAKALRMSGGDHIHSGTVVGKLEGEREMTLGFVDLLRDDFIEKDRARGIFFTQDWVSMPGVIPVASGGIHVWHMPALTEIFGDDSVLQFGGGTLGHPWGNAPGAAANRVALEACVQARNEGRDLAREGNEIIRAACKWSPELAAACEVWKAIKFEFEPVDTIDKKV; translated from the coding sequence ATGTCACcacaaacagaaactaaagcAGGTGTTGGATTTCAAGCTGGTGTTAAAGATTATAAATTGACTTACTACACCCCAGAGTATGAAACTAAGGATACTGATATCTTGGCAGCATTCCGAGTAAGTCCTCAGCCTGGGGTTCCGCCCGAAGAAGCAGGGGCTGCAGTAGCTGCCGAATCTTCTACTGGTACATGGACAACTGTTTGGACTGATGGACTTACCAGTCTTGATCGTTACAAAGGACGATGCTATCACATCGAGCCTGTTGCTGGGGAAGACAGCCAATGGATCTGTTATGTAGCTTATCCATTAGACCTATTTGAGGAGGGTTCCGTTACTAACATGTTTACTTCCATTGTGGGTAACGTATTTGGGTTCAAAGCCCTACGTGCTCTACGTTTGGAGGATCTACGAATTCCCCCTACTTATTCAAAAACTTTCCAAGGCCCGCCTCATGGTATCCAAGTTGAAAGAGATAAGTTGAACAAGTATGGCCGTCCTTTATTGGGATGTACTATTAAACCAAAATTGGGATTATCCGCAAAAAATTATGGTAGAGCGTGTTATGAGTGTCTACGTGGTGGACTTGATTTTACCAAAGATGATGAAAACGTAAACTCACAACCATTTATGCGCTGGAGAGACCGTTTTGTCTTTTGTGCCGAAGCTATTTATAAATCACAGGCCGAAACCGGTGAAATCAAGGGGCATTACTTGAATGCGACTGCGGGTACATGTGAAGAAATGATTAAGAGAGCTGTATTTGCGAGAGAATTAGGGGTTCCTATTGTAATGCATGACTACTTAACCGGGGGATTCACCGCAAATACTACTTTGGCTCACTATTGCCGCGACAATGGCTTACTTCTTCACATTCACCGTGCAATGCATGCAGTTATTGATAGACAGAAAAATCATGGTATGCATTTCCGTGTATTAGCTAAAGCATTGCGTATGTCTGGGGGAGATCATATCCACTCCGGTACAGTAGTAGGTAAGTTAGAAGGGGAACGCGAAATGACTTTAGGTTTTGTTGATTTATTGCGCGATGATTTTATTGAAAAAGATCGTGCTCGCGGTATCTTTTTCACTCAGGACTGGGTATCCATGCCAGGTGTTATACCGGTAGCTTCAGGTGGTATTCATGTTTGGCATATGCCAGCTCTGACCGAAATCTTTGGGGACGATTCTGTATTACAATTTGGTGGAGGAACTTTAGGACATCCTTGGGGGAATGCACCTGGTGCAGCAGCTAATCGAGTGGCTTTAGAAGCTTGTGTACAAGCTCGTAACGAAGGGCGTGATCTTGCTCGCGAAGGTAATGAAATTATCCGAGCAGCTTGCAAATGGAGTCCTGAACTAGCCGCAGCTTGTGAAGTATGGAAGGCGATCAAATTCGAGTTCGAGCCGGTAGATACTATCGATAAGAAGGTCTAA
- the LOC123423161 gene encoding ATP synthase subunit beta, chloroplastic has protein sequence MRTNPTTSRPGVSTSEEKSTGRIDQIIGPVLDVTFPPGKLPYIYNALVVQSRDTADKQINVTCEVQQLLGNNRVRAVAMSATDGLMRGMEVIDTGAPLSVPVGGATLGRIFNVLGEPVDNLGPVDSSATFPIHRSAPAFIELDTKLSIFETGIKVVDLLAPYRRGGKIGLFGGAGVGKTVLIMELINNIAKAHGGVSVFGGVGERTREGNDLYMEMKESGVINEKNIEESKVALVYGQMNEPPGARMRVGLTALTMAEYFRDVNKQDVLLFIDNIFRFVQAGSEVSALLGRMPSAVGYQPTLSTEMGSLQERIASTKKGSITSIQAVYVPADDLTDPAPATTFAHLDATTVLSRGLASKGIYPAVDPLDSTSTMLQPRIVGNEHYETAQRVKETLQRYKELQDIIAILGLDELSEEDRLTVARARKIERFLSQPFFVAEVFTGSPGKYVALAETIRGFQLILSGELDGLPEQAFYLVGNIDEASTKAITLEEENKSQK, from the coding sequence ATGAGAACCAATCCTACTACTTCTCGTCCCGGGGTTTCCACAAGTGAAGAAAAAAGTACAGGtcgtatcgatcaaattattggaCCCGTGCTGGATGTCACTTTTCCCCCGGGCAAGTTACCTTATATTTATAACGCTTTAGTAGTCCAGAGTAGAGACACTGCCGATAAGCAAATTAATGTGACTTGTGAGGTACAACAATTATTAGGAAATAATCGAGTTAGAGCTGTAGCTATGAGTGCTACGGACGGGTTGATGAGAGGAATGGAAGTGATTGACACGGGAGCTCCTCTCAGTGTTCCGGTCGGTGGAGCTACTCTCGGACGAATTTTCAACGTTCTTGGGGAGCCTGTTGACAATTTGGGTCCTGTAGATAGTAGTGCAACGTTCCCTATTCATAGATCTGCGCCTGCCTTTATCGAGTTAGATACGAAATTATCCATCTTTGAAACAGGTATTAAGGTCGTCGATCTTTTAGCTCCTTATCGACGTGGAGGAAAAATAGGACTATTTGGGGGGGCTGGAGTAGGTAAAACAGTACTGATCATGGAATTAATCAATAACATTGCTAAAGCTCATGGGGGCGTATCCGTATTCGGTGGAGTAGGGGAACGGACTCGTGAAGGAAATGATCTTTATATGGAAATGAAGGAATCCGGAGTAATTAATGAAAAAAATATTGAAGAATCAAAGGTAGCTCTAGTCTATGGCCAAATGAATGAACCACCGGGAGCTCGTATGAGAGTTGGTTTAACTGCCCTAACTATGGCAGAATATTTCCGAGATGTTAATAAGCAAGACGTGCTTTTATTTATCGATAATATCTTTCGTTTTGTTCAAGCAGGATCAGAGGTATCCGCTTTATTAGGGAGAATGCCCTCCGCAGTGGGTTATCAACCTACTCTTAGTACAGAAATGGGTTCTTTGCAAGAAAGAATTGCTTCTACTAAAAAGGGATCTATAACTTCGATTCAAGCAGTTTATGTACCTGCGGACGATTTGACCGACCCTGcccctgccacaacatttgcacaTTTGGATGCTACTACCGTACTTTCCAGAGGATTAGCTTCCAAGGGTATTTATCCAGCAGTAGATCCTTTAGATTCAACATCAACTATGTTACAGCCTCGGATCGTTGGCAACGAACATTATGAAACTGCGCAAAGAGTTAAGGAAACTTTACAACGTTACAAAGAACTTCAGGACATTATCGCAATTCTTGGCTTGGATGAATTATCGGAAGAGGATCGTTTAACTGTAGCAAGAGCAAGAAAAATTGAGCGTTTCTTATCACAACCGTTCTTTGTGGCAGAAGTTTTTACTGGTTCTCCAGGAAAGTATGTTGCTCTTGCGGAAACTATTAGGGGATTTCAACTAATCCTTTCCGGAGAATTAGACGGCCTACCTGAACAGGCTTTTTATTTGGTGGGTAACATCGATGAAGCTAGCACGAAAGCTATAACcttagaagaggagaacaaatcgcAGAAATGA